One genomic region from Jiangella sp. DSM 45060 encodes:
- a CDS encoding deoxyribodipyrimidine photo-lyase — MTGMSPTMEKTAVVLFTRDLRVHDHPALAAACEHADRVVPLFVLDDAILGGRNAAPNRAAFLARALADLREQLRQRGGNLVLRRGDVVEETMAVVAETGATALVCSADVSGYAQRREQRLADGCAGRGVRFRAHPGVTVVPPGALAPAGGDHYRVFTPYWRAWDAVEWRDQHAAPPTIPGAGGALDRIGRLPAVTDLSDGDSSPDLPDGGETAGRAVLEAAVRRAGDGEPDLDDLAGDRTSRLSPYLHFGCVSPLEVANRLAGCAPEQVRQLAWRDFHHQVTAAVPSVAAKDYRRRDVEWRDDADALRAWQEGRTGVPIVDAGMRQLLREGWMHNRARLVTASFLTKNLRVDWRAGAAHFFRWLVDGDVANNAGNWQWVAGTGNDTRPNRVLNPLRQAKRFDPDGAYVRRYVPELRDVEGAAVHTPWTLPDDRRRGLDYPDPLVDL; from the coding sequence ATGACGGGTATGAGTCCGACGATGGAGAAGACGGCAGTGGTGCTGTTCACCCGCGACCTGCGGGTGCACGACCACCCGGCGCTGGCCGCCGCCTGCGAGCACGCCGACCGGGTGGTGCCGCTGTTCGTGCTGGACGACGCGATCCTGGGCGGCCGGAACGCCGCGCCCAACCGGGCCGCGTTCCTCGCCCGGGCGCTGGCCGACCTGCGCGAACAGTTGCGGCAGCGCGGCGGCAACCTGGTGCTGCGCCGCGGCGACGTCGTCGAGGAGACGATGGCGGTAGTCGCGGAGACAGGGGCGACGGCGCTGGTGTGCAGCGCCGACGTCAGTGGCTACGCCCAGCGCCGCGAGCAGCGGCTGGCCGACGGGTGCGCGGGGCGGGGCGTGCGGTTCCGGGCCCATCCCGGCGTGACGGTGGTCCCGCCCGGCGCGCTGGCCCCGGCCGGCGGCGACCACTACCGCGTCTTCACTCCGTACTGGCGGGCCTGGGACGCGGTCGAGTGGCGCGACCAGCACGCGGCGCCGCCGACGATCCCCGGAGCTGGCGGCGCCCTCGACCGGATCGGCCGGCTGCCTGCCGTCACGGACCTGTCCGACGGCGACTCCTCGCCCGATCTTCCCGACGGTGGCGAGACCGCCGGGCGCGCCGTCCTCGAGGCGGCCGTCCGAAGGGCCGGCGACGGCGAGCCGGACCTCGACGACCTCGCCGGCGACCGGACCTCGCGGCTCAGCCCGTACCTGCACTTCGGCTGCGTCTCGCCGCTCGAGGTGGCCAACCGGCTGGCCGGCTGTGCCCCGGAACAGGTCCGGCAGCTGGCCTGGCGCGACTTCCACCACCAGGTGACGGCGGCGGTCCCGTCCGTCGCCGCGAAGGACTACCGGCGCCGTGACGTCGAATGGCGCGATGACGCCGACGCACTGCGGGCCTGGCAGGAGGGCCGTACCGGCGTGCCGATCGTCGACGCCGGCATGCGCCAGCTGCTGCGCGAGGGCTGGATGCACAACCGGGCCCGGCTGGTGACGGCGTCGTTCCTGACGAAGAACCTGCGGGTCGACTGGCGGGCCGGCGCCGCCCACTTCTTCCGCTGGCTGGTCGACGGCGACGTCGCGAACAACGCCGGCAACTGGCAGTGGGTGGCCGGCACCGGCAACGACACGCGGCCCAACCGCGTCCTCAACCCGCTGCGCCAGGCCAAGCGCTTCGACCCCGACGGCGCCTACGTCCGCCGCTACGTGCCCGAGCTGCGCGACGTCGAGGGCGCCGCCGTCCACACGCCGTGGACGCTGCCGGACGACCGTCGCCGGGGCCTGGACTATCCGGACCCGCTGGTCGACCTCTGA
- a CDS encoding SDR family oxidoreductase, which yields MRVLVAGATGYVGSRLVPRLVAAGRTVRCLARDPGKLRDQPWASEVEVVRGDVLDRAGLAPAMEDVDVVHYLVHSLATRGFAETDRRAATTVAAAAADAGVGRLVYLGGLHPPATAGLSDHLASRTEVGRIFLDGPVPAVVLQAGVVIGSGSASFEMLRHLTERLPVSVTPRWVHTRTQPIAIRDVLAHLVAATTLPGEPNRTFDIGGPDVLTYADMMRGYARVAGLPRRVIVPVPLLTPWLSAQWVNLVTPVPRSIAVPLIESLEHEAVCTEDDLRDLLPEPVDPTPYERAVELALARMRDGEVESHWSAASPAGAPSDSLPSDPSWSGGSVRVDQRSVRCAVPPERLWRVVEGIGGQNGWYSFPLAWAVRGWADRLVGGVGLRRGRRDPARLHLGEALDWWRVEAIERGRLLRLRAEMKVPGRAWLELTVTPDGDGARYGQRAVFVPRGLTGQLYWWMLWPFHGIIFGGMSRNITRTAARPSV from the coding sequence ATGAGGGTTCTCGTCGCCGGCGCGACCGGCTATGTCGGCAGCCGCCTGGTCCCGCGGCTGGTCGCCGCCGGACGCACCGTCCGCTGCCTGGCCCGCGATCCCGGCAAGCTGCGCGACCAGCCCTGGGCGAGCGAGGTCGAGGTCGTGCGCGGCGACGTGCTGGATCGGGCCGGCCTCGCCCCTGCCATGGAGGACGTCGACGTCGTGCACTATCTCGTGCACTCGCTGGCGACGCGCGGCTTCGCCGAGACCGACCGGAGGGCGGCGACGACAGTGGCGGCGGCGGCCGCGGACGCCGGTGTGGGCCGGCTCGTCTACTTGGGCGGGTTGCACCCGCCGGCCACCGCCGGGCTCTCCGACCACCTGGCGTCGCGCACCGAGGTCGGCCGGATCTTCCTCGACGGGCCGGTACCGGCGGTCGTGCTGCAGGCCGGCGTGGTCATCGGCTCCGGTTCGGCCAGCTTCGAGATGCTGCGCCACCTCACCGAGCGGCTGCCCGTCAGCGTGACGCCACGCTGGGTGCACACCCGCACCCAGCCCATCGCGATCCGCGACGTCCTCGCCCACCTGGTCGCGGCCACCACCCTGCCGGGCGAGCCGAACCGGACCTTCGACATCGGCGGCCCGGACGTGCTGACGTACGCGGACATGATGCGCGGCTATGCCCGCGTCGCCGGGCTGCCCCGCCGGGTGATCGTGCCGGTCCCGCTGCTGACGCCGTGGCTGTCCGCGCAGTGGGTGAACCTGGTGACGCCGGTGCCGCGATCCATCGCGGTCCCGCTGATCGAATCGCTCGAGCACGAGGCCGTCTGCACCGAGGACGACCTGCGCGACCTGCTGCCGGAGCCGGTCGACCCGACGCCGTATGAGCGTGCGGTCGAGCTGGCGCTGGCCCGCATGCGCGACGGCGAGGTCGAGAGCCACTGGTCCGCCGCGTCGCCCGCCGGTGCGCCGTCGGACTCGCTGCCCAGTGATCCGTCCTGGTCCGGCGGCTCGGTGCGGGTGGACCAGCGGTCCGTACGGTGCGCCGTCCCGCCCGAACGGCTGTGGCGCGTGGTCGAAGGCATCGGCGGTCAGAACGGCTGGTACTCGTTCCCGCTGGCCTGGGCGGTGCGCGGCTGGGCCGACCGGCTCGTCGGTGGCGTCGGCCTGCGCCGCGGCCGCCGCGACCCGGCCCGGCTGCACCTCGGTGAGGCGCTGGACTGGTGGCGGGTCGAGGCGATCGAACGTGGCCGGCTGCTGCGACTGCGCGCGGAGATGAAGGTGCCGGGGAGGGCCTGGCTCGAACTGACGGTGACGCCCGACGGCGACGGCGCCCGCTACGGCCAGCGCGCGGTCTTCGTGCCCCGCGGCCTGACCGGCCAGCTCTACTGGTGGATGTTGTGGCCCTTCCACGGGATCATCTTCGGCGGCATGTCCCGCAACATCACCCGCACGGCCGCTCGTCCGAGCGTCTGA